The proteins below come from a single Malus domestica chromosome 03, GDT2T_hap1 genomic window:
- the LOC103430989 gene encoding ABC transporter G family member 9-like, whose product MEQEMVMDTESQTNRRPDSETPGIFKKAIRPVTVKFEDVVYKIKAKKSTKSEEKVILNSINGLVKPSEILAMLGPSGSGKTTLLTALGGRLGGQLGGSITYNNKPFTNTMKRNTGFVTQDDFLYPHLTVTETLVFTALLRLPNTLSKRDKVMQAYAVITQLELTKCKNSAVGDQFMRGISGGERRRVSIGQELLVNPSLLFLDEPTSGLDSTTAQRIVSALWDLASGGRTIVMTIHQPSSRVFYMFHKVMLLSEGNCLYFGKAGEVMDYFSGIGYVPVIAMNPADFLLDLANGQAPDGSHENKSKVKQSLTLAYKSNLLDRLKTELQETNNSSQFQDGSAEDKKFGKWSTTWWQQCSVLLRRGMKERRHEAFSRLKIGQVLAVALLVGLLWWQSNIAHLEDQIGLLFFMTGFWGFFPLFQALFTFPPERKMLEKERASGTYRLSSYFVSRIVADLPMELALPTLFVTVAYWMAGLKPSAGNFFHTLFALLLSVLVAQGMGLAIGALVMDQKKATVLASIIMLSFNLAGGYYVQHVPVFISWIKYISLSNYSYRLLLSSQYKNSDTYPCDCRVCSVGDFPTIKSAGLNGQSSAVVALVIMLVGYRFIGYLALMRIGVTKKKYP is encoded by the exons TTTGAAGACGTGGTTTACAAGATCAAAGCCAAAAAGAGCACTAAGTCCGAAGAGAAAGTGATCTTAAACAGCATCAACGGCCTAGTTAAACCCAGCGAAATCCTAGCCATGCTCGGCCCCTCTGGAAGTGGCAAAACAACCCTCCTAACCGCACTCGGAGGTAGACTTGGCGGCCAACTTGGTGGTTCCATAACCTACAACAACAAACCCTTCACAAACACAATGAAAAGAAACACTGGCTTTGTAACCCAAGACGATTTTCTCTACCCGCATTTAACCGTGACCGAAACCCTAGTCTTCACGGCACTTCTTCGCTTGCCCAACACGCTATCCAAGCGAGACAAGGTCATGCAAGCCTATGCGGTGATTACACAGCTCGAATTAACCAAATGCAAGAACAGCGCCGTTGGTGATCAGTTCATGAGGGGTATTTCGGGCGGGGAGAGAAGAAGGGTTAGTATAGGACAAGAATTACTCGTAAATCCTAGCTTGCTCTTCTTGGATGAACCGACGTCGGGGCTCGATTCGACAACAGCGCAGCGAATTGTATCGGCACTATGGGATTTGGCAAGTGGTGGGAGGACGATCGTGATGACTATACATCAACCTTCAAGTAGGGTGTTCTACATGTTTCATAAGGTGATGCTGTTATCGGAAGGGAACTGTTTGTATTTTGGGAAGGCAGGGGAGGTTATGGACTATTTTTCGGGCATTGGGTACGTCCCCGTGATAGCTATGAATCCTGCGGATTTTCTATTGGACCTTGCTAATG GTCAGGCACCTGATGGATCACATGAAAATAAGAGCAAGGTGAAGCAGAGTCTGACCCTGGCCTACAAAAGCAATCTTTTAGATAGATTGAAAACTGAACTTCAAGAAACCAATAACTCCAGTCAATTTCAAGATGGATCTGCAGAAGACAAGAAGTTTGGAAAATGGTCCACAACTTGGTGGCAGCAATGCTCTGTGTTGCTGAGGAGAGGAATGAAAGAGAGGAGGCATGAGGCCTTTTCTCGTCTCAAGATTGGTCAGGTGTTGGCTGTGGCTCTTCTTGTTGGCCTACTATGGTGGCAATCTAATATTGCACACTTGGAGGATCAG ATTGGGCTTCTCTTCTTTATGACTGGATTTTGGGGTTTCTTCCCACTGTTCCAAGCGCTCTTCACCTTTCCACCGGAGCGCAAGATGCTAGAAAAAGAAAGAGCTTCAGGAACATACAGACTCTCCTCCTATTTCGTGTCAAGGATTGTTGCTGACCTCCCAATGGAACTTGCTCTTCCAACCCTATTTGTCACCGTAGCATACTGGATGGCAGGCCTCAAACCGTCGGCCGGAAACTTTTTCCACACCTTGTTCGCTCTGCTCCTCAGTGTGTTAGTAGCTCAAGGTATGGGGCTTGCTATTGGGGCTTTGGTTATGGACCAGAAAAAGGCAACGGTTCTCGCATCAATCATCATGTTGTCATTCAATCTAGCTGGTGGCTACTATGTTCAACATGTTCCTGTTTTTATTTCTTGGATCAAATATATATCACTAAGCAACTACTCCTACAGGCTCTTGCTGAGTTCTCAGTACAAGAATAGTGATACCTACCCATGTGATTGTAGGGTTTGCTCAGTTGGAGATTTCCCAACAATAAAATCTGCTGGTCTCAATGGACAATCGAGTGCTGTGGTTGCTTTGGTCATTATGCTTGTGGGTTACAGGTTCATCGGTTATTTAGCCCTCATGAGGATTGGTGTTACAAAGAAGAAGTACCCTTAG